A window of Mycolicibacterium fluoranthenivorans contains these coding sequences:
- a CDS encoding ArsR/SmtB family transcription factor, translated as MPKNSEPQPLPDELLQEAASTMALLATPVRLHLLWLLSHGEKDVGTLAEAIGQTLPTVSHHLNKLKLAGLVGDRVAGRHRVYMAIDQDAVDLATLVISRRLERKSGRARKRRA; from the coding sequence GTGCCGAAGAATTCCGAACCGCAGCCGCTCCCCGATGAGCTGTTGCAGGAGGCCGCCTCCACGATGGCGCTGCTGGCCACACCGGTACGCCTGCACCTGCTGTGGCTGCTCTCGCACGGCGAGAAGGATGTCGGAACCCTGGCCGAAGCCATCGGCCAGACCCTGCCCACCGTCAGCCACCACTTGAACAAGCTGAAGCTCGCCGGATTGGTCGGTGACCGGGTTGCCGGCCGGCATCGGGTCTACATGGCCATCGACCAGGACGCCGTCGATCTGGCGACCTTGGTGATATCGCGGCGGCTGGAACGGAAAAGCGGCCGGGCGCGCAAGCGGCGTGCCTGA